A genomic stretch from Bosea sp. F3-2 includes:
- the modC gene encoding molybdenum ABC transporter ATP-binding protein: MKPVLDIAVRHQVGDFKLDAAFTSDGRLTALFGSSGSGKTSLVNVIGGLIRPEAGHVRVDGETLVDTERGIFLPKHRRRIGYVFQEARLFPHLTVRQNLLFGHWFVPRLQRKPAELDKVLELLGIGHLLRRRPGGLSGGEKQRVAIGRALLAQPRLLLMDEPLAALDEARKAEILPHIERLRDEAGIPIVYVSHALTEVARLATTVAMVENGRIAACGPTVEILARPDLAARPGAPEASTLLSAEVAGFEDAFGLAQLTTPAGPLTIARGTLQQGERIKIRILASDVMLSLGRPGEISALNVLSGTVSEIGERSGPGGSTVNLLIACGEAKLAARLTAKSVALLGLAPGKPVHAVIKSVSVEMP, from the coding sequence ATGAAGCCCGTCCTCGACATCGCCGTCCGTCACCAGGTCGGCGACTTCAAGCTCGATGCCGCCTTCACCTCCGACGGGCGCCTGACAGCCCTGTTCGGCAGTTCGGGGTCGGGCAAGACCTCGCTGGTCAACGTCATCGGCGGGCTGATCCGCCCGGAAGCCGGCCATGTCCGCGTCGATGGCGAGACGCTGGTCGATACCGAGCGCGGCATCTTCCTGCCGAAGCACCGCCGGCGCATCGGCTATGTCTTCCAGGAGGCGCGGCTCTTCCCCCATCTCACCGTGCGGCAGAACCTGCTGTTCGGGCACTGGTTCGTGCCGCGTCTACAGCGCAAGCCGGCCGAACTCGACAAGGTGCTTGAGCTGCTCGGCATCGGCCATCTGCTGCGGCGGCGGCCGGGCGGCCTCTCCGGCGGCGAAAAGCAGCGCGTCGCCATCGGCCGTGCTCTGCTGGCGCAGCCGCGCCTGCTGCTGATGGATGAGCCGCTTGCCGCGCTCGACGAGGCGCGCAAGGCCGAGATCCTGCCGCATATCGAGCGGCTGCGCGACGAGGCCGGCATCCCGATCGTCTATGTCTCGCATGCGCTGACGGAGGTCGCGCGCCTCGCCACCACCGTCGCCATGGTCGAGAACGGGCGCATCGCCGCTTGCGGTCCGACAGTCGAGATCCTCGCCCGGCCCGATCTGGCGGCGCGGCCGGGTGCACCGGAAGCGAGCACTCTGCTCTCGGCCGAGGTCGCCGGCTTCGAGGACGCCTTCGGGCTGGCGCAGCTGACGACGCCGGCCGGGCCGCTGACGATTGCGCGCGGCACGCTCCAGCAAGGTGAGCGGATCAAGATCCGCATCCTGGCGAGCGACGTCATGCTCAGCCTCGGCCGCCCCGGGGAGATCAGCGCGCTCAATGTGCTGTCCGGCACGGTCTCCGAGATCGGCGAGCGGAGCGGCCCGGGCGGCAGCACCGTGAATCTGCTTATCGCCTGCGGCGAGGCGAAGCTGGCAGCCCGTTTGACGGCGAAATCCGTCGCCTTGCTCGGGCTTGCGCCCGGCAAACCCGTGCATGCTGTGATCAAGAGCGTCTCGGTCGAGATGCCCTGA